One part of the Parabacteroides distasonis ATCC 8503 genome encodes these proteins:
- a CDS encoding GlsB/YeaQ/YmgE family stress response membrane protein: protein MGFIWSIIIGIVAGYLAGKIMRGGGFGVIVNLILGIIGGVLGGWVFSLLGISAGGILGSLITSTVGAILLLWIGSLFNKSKEL from the coding sequence ATGGGATTTATTTGGTCTATTATCATCGGTATCGTAGCCGGTTATCTGGCTGGTAAGATTATGCGTGGAGGAGGTTTCGGGGTCATTGTTAATTTGATCCTAGGTATTATTGGAGGTGTATTGGGTGGCTGGGTATTCAGTTTACTAGGCATATCGGCCGGTGGTATCTTAGGGAGCTTGATAACCTCTACGGTCGGAGCTATTTTGTTATTATGGATCGGCTCGCTATTCAACAAATCCAAAGAGCTTTAA
- a CDS encoding glycoside hydrolase family 13 protein translates to MDSKHVTESTSGQEDIQKTWWKEAIIYQIYPRSFQDSDGDGIGDLNGITSRLDYIQSLGVDIIWLNPIFLSPNDDNGYDISDYREIMREFGTMEDFDRLLKEIHKREMRLVLDLVVNHTSDEHPWFEEARKSRHNPYYNYYHWWPAEKGEPPLRLSYFDEEGNAWMYNKPTDSYYLHYFSRKQPDLNWENPEVRQEIFDMMRFWFDKGIDGFRMDSISLIAKDPSFPLIDSKKYPDIFSFYAKEPRLHLYLHEMNRQVLSKYDCMSVGEGSAVMVDDVAKFVDPAREELNMLYHFDAARIRNTTLPDNPESGIDYSLIALKKMFTEWDKAVDKGWPSIYLGNHDQPRMVSRFGSDKDEFRALSAKMLITFLLTMKGTPYWFAGDEIGMRNIRFDRIENYNDIDTINRYKKAKAEGKDPQAVLDEQKETGRDNARTPFQWDRSPEAGFTAGTPWLKVNPDYTWINVTDEEKDPTSILNYFKKVVSFRKENPSLIYGSYHLLDAENPQSYTFLRKTGADTYLIMLNFSPKAAISTPGIDMSNAHVLLDNYGARSHMAPQKDITLRPFEAIVFQLNHPVYESFIDSLDLLE, encoded by the coding sequence ATGGATTCAAAGCATGTTACAGAGAGTACGTCCGGTCAAGAGGACATTCAAAAGACTTGGTGGAAAGAAGCGATTATATATCAAATCTATCCCCGTAGCTTTCAAGACAGCGATGGCGACGGAATCGGTGACTTAAACGGTATTACCTCCCGCCTGGATTATATACAAAGCTTGGGTGTGGATATCATCTGGTTAAACCCGATCTTTCTCTCTCCCAACGATGATAATGGCTACGACATCAGCGACTATCGGGAAATCATGCGGGAATTCGGTACGATGGAAGATTTCGACCGCCTCCTGAAAGAGATTCATAAACGGGAGATGCGACTGGTACTGGACTTGGTAGTAAACCATACCAGCGACGAGCATCCTTGGTTCGAGGAAGCCCGTAAATCCAGACATAATCCCTATTATAATTATTACCATTGGTGGCCGGCCGAGAAAGGTGAGCCTCCCTTGCGCCTCAGCTATTTCGACGAGGAAGGCAACGCTTGGATGTATAACAAGCCAACCGACTCGTATTACCTGCATTATTTCTCCCGGAAACAACCCGACTTAAATTGGGAGAACCCGGAGGTACGCCAAGAGATTTTCGATATGATGCGCTTCTGGTTCGATAAAGGGATAGACGGTTTTCGCATGGATTCTATCTCTCTTATCGCCAAAGATCCCTCATTCCCTCTCATAGATTCCAAGAAATATCCGGATATCTTTTCTTTCTATGCCAAAGAGCCTCGCCTACACCTCTATCTTCACGAGATGAATCGGCAGGTATTAAGCAAATACGATTGTATGAGTGTTGGAGAAGGTTCGGCCGTGATGGTAGATGATGTCGCTAAATTTGTCGATCCGGCCCGGGAAGAGTTGAATATGCTTTATCATTTCGACGCCGCCCGCATCCGGAATACAACCCTACCGGACAATCCGGAATCCGGTATAGACTATAGCTTGATCGCCCTAAAGAAGATGTTTACGGAATGGGATAAGGCGGTAGATAAGGGTTGGCCCTCGATCTACTTGGGTAATCATGACCAGCCCCGTATGGTCAGTCGCTTTGGTAGCGATAAGGATGAGTTCAGGGCCTTGTCCGCCAAGATGCTTATTACTTTTCTGCTTACGATGAAAGGAACGCCTTATTGGTTCGCCGGGGACGAGATAGGTATGCGTAACATTCGGTTCGACCGTATCGAGAATTATAACGATATCGATACGATCAACCGCTATAAGAAAGCGAAAGCAGAGGGTAAAGATCCGCAGGCGGTATTGGACGAACAGAAAGAGACCGGACGAGACAACGCCCGCACTCCTTTCCAATGGGATCGCTCGCCGGAAGCGGGATTTACGGCAGGAACCCCTTGGTTAAAGGTAAATCCAGATTATACTTGGATAAACGTAACGGACGAAGAAAAAGATCCGACCTCCATACTTAATTATTTTAAGAAAGTAGTCAGCTTCCGTAAGGAGAATCCGAGTTTGATTTATGGCAGTTATCATTTGCTGGATGCGGAGAATCCCCAATCCTATACCTTCTTACGCAAGACTGGGGCCGACACTTATCTGATTATGCTCAATTTCTCCCCCAAGGCGGCAATCTCCACTCCGGGGATAGATATGAGTAACGCACACGTCCTATTGGACAATTACGGGGCCCGAAGTCATATGGCGCCTCAAAAAGATATCACGCTCCGTCCTTTCGAAGCGATTGTCTTTCAATTGAACCATCCCGTCTATGAATCCTTCATAGATTCGCTAGATCTTTTGGAATGA
- a CDS encoding alpha-amylase: MENGVMMQYFEWNLPNDGMLWKRLKDDASHLHEIGISAVWIPPAYKGHEQADEGYGTYDLYDLGEFDQKGTIRTKYGTKQELQEMIEELHRNQIGVYLDAVMNHKAGADYTEWFMAQEVDPGQRENATSEPHEIEGWTGFDFPGRGNMYSNFKWHWFHFSGTDYDVSRKKEGIFQILGEGKHWSEGVDDENGNYDYLMFADLDFDNPEVVREMQDWGIWVSNELNLDGMRLDAIKHMNDQFIKHFLEAVRADRGEGFYAVGEYWKNDTESLEAYLSQVEYNVDLFDVALHYNLNEASEKGRDYDLRDLLKGTLVEICPDQAVTFVDNHDSQKNSSLESQVKDWFKPSAYGLILLMKKGYPCIFYGDYYGVKGKKSPHRKVLDMLLRARKEYAYGEEVDYFDHPNTIGFVRLGDSGHADSGLALVISNGEDGEKTMSVGENRKGEVWHEITGSVKDTVAIDEEGKGRFLVKGGKLAVWVKVKA; encoded by the coding sequence ATGGAAAATGGAGTAATGATGCAGTATTTCGAATGGAATCTGCCGAACGATGGAATGCTGTGGAAACGGCTGAAGGATGATGCTTCGCATTTACATGAGATCGGGATCAGCGCCGTATGGATTCCACCCGCTTACAAAGGCCATGAGCAAGCGGACGAGGGGTATGGAACCTATGATCTATATGATTTGGGGGAGTTTGACCAAAAAGGGACCATACGTACCAAGTATGGAACTAAACAGGAACTTCAAGAAATGATCGAGGAACTTCACCGGAACCAGATTGGCGTATATCTGGATGCCGTGATGAACCATAAGGCGGGAGCCGATTATACCGAGTGGTTTATGGCGCAAGAGGTAGATCCTGGGCAACGGGAAAACGCTACCAGCGAACCCCATGAGATAGAGGGCTGGACCGGCTTCGACTTCCCGGGGCGTGGCAATATGTATTCTAATTTTAAATGGCATTGGTTTCATTTCTCCGGGACGGACTATGATGTGTCCCGCAAGAAGGAAGGTATATTCCAGATTCTGGGAGAGGGAAAACATTGGAGTGAGGGAGTCGATGATGAGAATGGAAATTATGACTATCTCATGTTCGCCGATCTGGATTTCGATAACCCCGAAGTCGTGCGTGAGATGCAGGACTGGGGGATCTGGGTATCGAACGAACTAAACTTGGACGGTATGCGCCTTGACGCGATCAAGCATATGAACGACCAGTTTATCAAGCATTTTCTGGAGGCGGTGAGAGCGGATCGGGGAGAGGGTTTCTACGCTGTCGGGGAATATTGGAAAAACGATACCGAATCGTTGGAGGCTTACCTGTCGCAAGTAGAATATAACGTGGATTTGTTTGACGTAGCCTTACATTATAACTTGAATGAGGCTTCCGAGAAAGGTCGTGACTATGATTTACGCGATCTATTAAAAGGGACCTTGGTCGAGATATGCCCGGATCAAGCCGTCACCTTCGTGGATAACCATGATTCCCAGAAAAACAGTTCTTTGGAGTCGCAGGTAAAGGATTGGTTCAAACCTTCCGCCTACGGTTTGATCCTGTTGATGAAGAAAGGGTATCCGTGCATCTTTTATGGGGATTATTATGGCGTAAAAGGGAAGAAATCTCCCCATCGTAAGGTATTGGATATGCTATTGCGTGCCCGGAAAGAATATGCGTACGGGGAAGAGGTGGATTATTTTGATCATCCGAACACGATTGGCTTCGTACGCTTGGGAGATTCGGGACATGCTGATTCGGGCTTGGCGTTGGTTATCTCGAACGGGGAAGATGGAGAGAAAACAATGTCTGTGGGGGAGAACCGGAAAGGCGAGGTATGGCATGAGATCACAGGCTCGGTAAAAGATACCGTGGCGATTGATGAGGAAGGGAAAGGCCGTTTCCTTGTCAAGGGAGGCAAATTGGCTGTTTGGGTCAAGGTCAAGGCTTAA
- the pbpC gene encoding penicillin-binding protein 1C → MRRVSIGMIEAVLLIKYRNTQPDSTAVLLKEYRSTLRTVLQYFLRSTGRCLSHLSKSLLPRPGRVPWRLLASLLGIGVTAWCILYGIVPRQLFPAPCSTLLYSAEGELLGARIAPDGQWRFPAADSLPDKFVDCLLTYEDKRFFYHPGIDPAAIFRAIRLNGKAGRVVSGGSTLTMQLARIARGNQDRTFYEKTIEMCWALFLETTYSKQEILNLYASHAPFGGNVIGLETAAWRYFGRSASELSWAESATLAVLPNSPALIHPGRNRKQLKEKRDRLLASLQKKGVLEETEYELACMEPLPEAPLPLPNDAPHLLERLAAEQPGQRIQTSVRQALQRQTQALVNRYAREYSSNHIHNLAAIVADVETGEVLAYAGNATYPADERRGNQVDIITSPRSTGSILKPFLYAGMLHDGLLLPSMLVSDVPLNINGFSPHNYNKTFYGAVPAHVAIERSLNVPLVRMLSRYNTGRFMSLLKSWGMTTLRFSEEHYGASLILGGAEGTLWDLSGMYASMSRVLKHYRTYNGRYNPADIHPLTPFPAERKEPIRSLTDSRLTDKALLSSAALWYTFEAMSALNRPEEEADWQQFESMKRIAWKTGTSYGGRDAWAIGTTPRYVVGVWAGNASGEGRPGLTGVGNAAPVLFDLFSLLPGSEWFDLPYDETLPLAICRNSGHKASPYCEQTDTLYMPLSGNNTGVCPYHKLVHLSADGRYRVNSSCESVDRMISRPWFVLPPAQEYYYRNYHIDYIPLPPVKPGCGQDQNRQIELIYPEHNAILYLPKGFSGKSEKFIFKAAHARRDATIYWHLDESYLGETTDNHQISCSVSQGKHLLTLIDNEGNQKKIQFEVK, encoded by the coding sequence ATGAGGAGAGTGTCAATTGGTATGATTGAGGCAGTACTCCTTATAAAGTACCGCAATACTCAGCCGGACAGTACCGCAGTACTTCTTAAGGAGTACCGCAGTACTTTGCGCACAGTACTACAGTACTTCCTACGGAGTACTGGCAGATGCCTCAGCCATCTATCCAAGTCGCTACTACCGAGGCCGGGACGAGTGCCATGGCGCCTCCTCGCATCCCTCTTGGGGATCGGCGTGACGGCGTGGTGTATCCTGTATGGCATCGTGCCCCGGCAATTATTTCCCGCCCCCTGCTCTACCTTATTATATTCGGCCGAGGGCGAGCTTTTAGGCGCACGTATCGCACCGGACGGGCAATGGCGTTTCCCGGCGGCGGATAGCTTGCCTGATAAATTCGTGGATTGCTTGCTCACGTATGAGGATAAACGGTTCTTTTACCATCCCGGTATAGACCCCGCCGCCATCTTCCGGGCGATCCGCTTGAACGGGAAAGCGGGGCGTGTGGTGAGCGGAGGAAGTACCTTGACCATGCAATTGGCACGCATAGCGAGAGGGAACCAAGACCGGACCTTCTACGAGAAAACGATCGAGATGTGCTGGGCGCTCTTCCTGGAAACCACCTATAGCAAACAAGAGATACTGAACCTCTATGCCTCGCACGCTCCCTTCGGGGGAAACGTAATCGGGCTGGAGACCGCCGCATGGCGTTATTTCGGGCGAAGCGCCTCCGAGCTATCGTGGGCCGAGAGCGCCACGCTCGCGGTTCTTCCCAACTCCCCCGCCTTGATCCACCCCGGGAGAAACCGGAAACAACTGAAGGAGAAGCGGGATCGCCTGTTGGCTTCCCTTCAGAAGAAAGGCGTATTGGAGGAAACCGAATACGAGCTGGCCTGCATGGAGCCACTTCCCGAAGCCCCTCTCCCTTTACCTAATGATGCCCCTCACCTGTTAGAAAGACTGGCCGCAGAACAACCGGGGCAACGCATCCAAACCTCCGTCCGCCAAGCCCTGCAACGGCAGACACAGGCCCTCGTAAACCGTTATGCCCGTGAATACAGTTCCAACCATATCCATAATCTGGCGGCGATCGTAGCGGACGTGGAGACCGGGGAGGTATTGGCCTACGCCGGAAACGCTACCTATCCGGCCGACGAGCGGCGGGGGAACCAAGTGGACATCATCACCTCGCCCCGCAGCACGGGAAGCATCCTCAAGCCCTTCCTGTATGCCGGTATGCTGCACGACGGGCTGTTGCTCCCCTCTATGCTGGTATCGGACGTGCCCTTGAATATAAATGGCTTCTCCCCCCATAATTACAACAAGACATTCTACGGGGCGGTACCGGCCCATGTAGCCATCGAACGCTCCTTGAACGTCCCCTTGGTACGAATGCTCTCCCGGTATAATACCGGACGCTTTATGTCTTTACTGAAATCGTGGGGAATGACTACCTTACGTTTCTCCGAGGAACATTACGGGGCCTCCTTGATCTTGGGAGGGGCCGAGGGAACCTTATGGGATCTTTCCGGTATGTATGCCTCCATGTCTCGTGTGCTTAAACATTACCGTACTTACAACGGACGCTATAATCCGGCGGACATCCATCCGCTGACTCCCTTTCCGGCGGAGAGGAAGGAACCCATCCGTTCCCTTACCGATAGCCGGCTCACCGATAAGGCTCTCCTTTCCTCCGCGGCCCTGTGGTACACGTTCGAGGCGATGTCCGCCCTGAACCGTCCCGAGGAAGAGGCCGACTGGCAACAATTCGAGTCGATGAAGCGGATCGCATGGAAGACCGGGACGAGTTACGGGGGACGAGACGCTTGGGCGATCGGCACGACTCCCCGCTACGTCGTCGGCGTATGGGCCGGTAACGCTTCCGGCGAGGGCCGTCCAGGACTTACGGGTGTCGGCAACGCCGCCCCGGTCCTTTTCGATCTCTTTTCCCTATTGCCCGGTAGCGAATGGTTCGACCTGCCCTACGATGAGACGCTTCCCCTGGCGATCTGCCGGAACAGCGGACATAAAGCCTCGCCCTACTGCGAGCAAACGGACACCTTATACATGCCGCTGTCCGGCAATAACACGGGGGTCTGCCCCTACCATAAGCTCGTACATCTATCGGCGGACGGACGGTACAGGGTCAATAGTTCCTGCGAGTCTGTCGACCGGATGATCAGCCGCCCGTGGTTCGTGCTTCCTCCCGCGCAGGAGTATTACTACCGCAACTATCACATCGATTATATCCCGCTCCCTCCGGTAAAACCCGGCTGCGGGCAAGACCAGAACCGCCAGATCGAACTGATCTATCCCGAGCATAACGCCATTCTCTACCTTCCGAAAGGCTTCTCCGGAAAGTCCGAGAAATTTATCTTCAAGGCCGCCCACGCCCGCCGTGACGCTACGATTTACTGGCATCTGGACGAAAGCTATCTGGGAGAGACCACCGATAATCACCAGATCAGTTGCTCCGTGAGCCAAGGAAAACATCTCCTTACCCTCATCGACAACGAGGGGAACCAGAAGAAAATACAATTCGAGGTCAAGTAA
- a CDS encoding DUF6078 family protein, which produces MTKKLHKEIPIDYAVCQQQDCPRAGKCLHQIAYQPLIEQPATVLRLLNPTLCTRDEACPYFRDSAPVTYARGFTGMQSRMFPAQYQQFMSILMSHFGRNPYFERRRGEFPLSPKEQRIVLNALRRVGVTEELRFDHYEESVNWYD; this is translated from the coding sequence ATGACCAAGAAACTACACAAGGAAATCCCCATCGACTACGCCGTCTGCCAGCAACAAGATTGCCCTCGGGCCGGAAAGTGCCTGCACCAGATCGCCTACCAACCGCTCATCGAACAACCGGCAACCGTATTACGGCTGCTGAACCCCACCCTCTGTACCCGGGATGAGGCTTGCCCCTACTTCCGAGACTCCGCTCCCGTCACCTACGCACGGGGCTTCACCGGGATGCAGAGCCGGATGTTCCCGGCGCAATACCAGCAATTCATGTCGATACTCATGTCCCATTTCGGACGTAACCCCTACTTTGAGCGGCGAAGGGGCGAATTTCCACTCTCACCTAAAGAGCAAAGGATCGTGCTAAACGCCTTGCGAAGAGTCGGAGTGACGGAAGAGCTAAGGTTCGATCATTATGAGGAGAGTGTCAATTGGTATGATTGA